The Humulus lupulus chromosome 7, drHumLupu1.1, whole genome shotgun sequence region TCTCGTCGAATAATGTAGGGTAAGGCGAGGAGCCCAGTTTTAAAAAAAGAAAGTCTTGCTGTTCCTAAAGATATAGTCATGCAACTATTGAGGAACAATGCTTCCCAACTGTAAATTCATATCATCATAAATGAAATATTGTTTGCTTAACCATGTACTAAACAACTTTGTCACCTTCAAAGCCTCTCTTTCTGAGCTTCCCCATCAGAAGTCTCCTTGGTCGACGAAGGTTCTACATCGCACGAACTCTTAACTTCTTCTAACTGCATTCAATTTCtcagtcataacaggtttaacgCGGGTAAAAACAAAAACAGATGAATAGACAATAAAGAATCATAAGAAATGGACCACATATACAGATCAGATAAAGCAATGACGATGATGCTAACTAAGTTTCTGTTACTTGGAGGCAAGGTCAGGATCAACACACATAACACATGTATCATAATTAATTCTCAGACATCACCAGCTCATGCGCTCTGACATTTTCATGTACAATACATACTCTATCATGTGTTCTGTTCATTTGCTAAGATCGGACCCTACAGATAGTTGTAACAGCAATTCATAGacgtacatacatatatattcattCAATGCGAACCAAACATGTCGTGTAATGTACACCCGTTTTGCTTATACTAAGCATCAGAGCTATAACTCAATTGTACTTATAGTCATTACTATTCATGTAACTACTTCAACCAAACTTTGACAAAGTTTAAATATGAGAGAAATGGGTTATTAATTGTTTTAACTACTTATTGTGAATCAAATCAAATCGGTAAAACCATTGGCAACAGCAAGTAGAAAACCCCCCCAAAAAACAGATATTGCAATGCACACAAACCTCTTTGCAGGTTTCTTGATGTGTAGCCAAAAGCTGGTTGTACTTATTTTGTAAATCTGACATCTCAGCTTGTAACTTTTCATAATCAGAGGCAGATGGTCCCCCTAGTTTTTGTTGAATAAACCTGTCACGGTGAAAAACAATCACCTTGGATACCCTTTGATGCCATATCatacaattttttttcaaaactaaAAAAACTCATAAATGATAATCAAGTAGACATCTTTGAAGCCAGCTCTTCAATTAACATAACAGGAGAAATAATTGTCCTTAGATAATCAAATTAAAAAACCCTAAGCTCATATTTAAAAAAGGGACCTGCAATTTACAGTAAGGAACTTACTCGAGGGCAGAGGAAGGCTTCTCGTGTTGCTCATATAAAGAAACCAGAACTACAAAATAGATAGAATTGTTCATCAATAATCATAAATGATATGAGACAATAAACCCAAAAACAAGAATTGACCCAGAAGAAATTTTGAcccaaaaatgaaaataaaaccttTGGTGAGAGCATCAACAACGCCACTGGACTCTAAATACTTCCTGAAAGCTTCTTTCTTGGCGTCTTTTTCCTATACATACACACACATTTTACAATTGAATGATCTTTCTGATAAGATCTGTAGAGTGTAGTAGAGAAAATGCAAAATGAAGAAGATAAGAAAGTATACCTCTTTAAAGGGTATCATGGTATTTGATGGAATTGCCTCTGGAATTGAATTGAAGCTCTTCCTTTCTCTTTTACTTCTTcttgtccttcttctccttcggcCATGGAGTTTAGTAAGGTAGTGAGTGTAACTTACTACTTATCAACACCAACCAACAACCTTACCTCAAAGCCCACCTTATTCTTTTTAATTCATTAAAAAATACatacatataaatttatatatatatatacacgatcTCAAGACACTAATGCTAAATTTATCATCTAATTATTCATTACGAAAAATTAACTTTTCTTTCAATATTCAACTCAAAATCCAAATGAACGAAAAAGACTTTAGTCAGAATtcgtatataaattaataatacaaatatttttagttcatataaactttttttttctttttgagatAAGTTCATATATACAGGTCTTTTCCCTATTAAATATCACATTTACATGTCTATTCGTATCTTATTCCTTTAAATGAGATTGGCAACAAGAAAGTAAAGTTTATCCATTTTAAGCTCGACTAATTAATTATGAATATACACCTCTTATACTACTATCTATTTTGCTCTAAACTCTGAAGAAAAAAAAGCATACATGTACATTCTGATTTTGCCTCATTATAATGTGAAAATTGTTAAAATGCACTCTAAGATATGACATATCATTATTAGTATAATTACTAATAATTTAATATCAATTCTTGGACACCTTAGGAGCTACTAATATCTcccctctattttttttttcctttcaaaaAGGTGGAATTTCATTTGGTAATATTATCTCATCTGCACAATTTTGCGGATGTtacttataaataattaaagtTGCATGTTATGAAGCTCAACGTTTCAAAACGATGATAGTATAAATGACACCAACTCAACTCGCTCAGAAAAGCATTATAAGGATTTTACTATGGACTGTCTGGACCATCTTTCCTTCCTCTAAAAAAAGACCAAAATCTACCGATGCAGTGaaaaaaacaaagagaaaataCTGCAAAACCCATGTTGGGTTCTACTGGCTCAGCATCAGAGGTAAGAGATTACATATGCTCAAAACTCTAAACTATGATAACCATGTGGAAAGAAGCAACAATGGAAGCATTATGAACATGCCATAGTTCACATAAGAATCGATATCTTCAATTTTATCAATCTTGTCGTTGAAGCTACTCATGAAACGTGTGAATGGACATGGTTGTTCCTGCAGGATTATGCTCCTTGTGTTAATAACAATGTTGAAAATATACCAGGGCACACGAATGAATACGGGAATGGAAAAATGGAGAAGTTACCCCTGATTTTGTATCGTGAAGCTGATCTGAATCTGATGCTGTCAGTTTTCTTTCATTGTTGATGGTTGATTTATCCGGAGAGATCTTGATATAAGCTCTGCTAGAGGGTTTTTTTGATAGAGCTTTGTAAGCTGAATCGGTGTGTATTGTTCCCATGACTGAACCAAAAAAGTTTGTAACAGGTACCTAAGGAGAGTAAAGGATAGTTTAGCTTTAGAGGATGTTTGATCTCATACTAGcaaatgaaaaaaagaaaaaaaaaagtttgttacATTAAAATATATGTGGAAGCTTCGCAAAAACAAAAGACAACCAAATCTTGGTCTTAAATCATGTGAAGTTCTCCAAAGGGTGACATTGACACTCAATAGATTGGTATTAGATAAGATTTTAGATGATTTACGCATATTCTACATATAAATATGCTTTTTCAGTACATTTACATTAAAATGAAGATCCATGACTTCTGAGGCAGAAAAAGAAGGGTCTAAGACACCTTTGTACCTCTTCCAATTGTCGTTGGTACAGATCTGTTCGATAATATGCGGTTGACATCAACAAGCTTGGGTTATATGATTTGAAAAGACTGTCCAAAAAACACATTATGCCCACAGTTTATTAGGAAAATAATGCTCATCTATAATACTCTTTAATAAAAACTATGGAAATGGAAAATAGCATTATATTCCCTCAGGAAATGAAAAGGTATTTCAAGCATGCAATTTCTGTAAAGAAGATATATAGCTTAAATTTCAAAGTCTATGCAGCAGTACAGAGATAATAAATGCGATCATACAAGTAAATTAATATTGTACCTGCTCAATGAGGCATTGTCATACATATTCAGCCTCTCAAAGAAGGCAAGGGTATAAAATGTAAAACGATCAACTACAGAAACACCAACCTGTATTTGAAATAGAGAGAGAAGAAATGATAGCATGGTCAGCCCAGTCTATGTGTTACTTAGAATGATCAGGAAATGATAACAAATTCATACATACATCAGAGTCCAAGTGATGAGAATATGAGTTTTCTCCTTTCATGCTGCTCCCAATAGTCAAAACTCCAGGCGACTGAAGCTGCAAGAAATGATGTTTTGTACAAAATAAAACTCAACTTTCACGCAGTAACTTCTAAATCAAATATTAGATATTCTTGAAATAAAATGTTGAAGACAGAAGATTTAAGGACAAGCATGACCACGAAAAATATCAATATAATACAAGGCTCTTGCTGGAAAATCAGCTGTAGATTCAGACTATGGATAAAGCAATCACCGTCGACATACTAAAGTGTAGAACAATTTGTAAAAGTAAATGATGACAAagataaatataaatttataaaatcagGTAAATCTATGCAAGCAAAACATCAGTGTGGTAAAATTCAGAACTATAAGACAAATCAAATCTCAACCTGAGAGAAGAGAGTGGCAGCTTGGCAAGTGTCCACCATAATCATAAGCTCCTTGAATCTAAAATCAATACACATATGAAACAGCATATGAGTTCCTTCTCTAAAACCAAATTTTAATAATAAGTTCAAAATGGATAatgaattaaaataaatttgttCAATAGAACATAATAGAAGTGTACTACAGAGAGAAGCAACTTTTTTTCTTTAAGGTGAAGAAGGCAGTCATACAAAGTGCAATGGAAAAACCAGATGCAGTAGTAACCTCAATATATCTATAATCTGAAATTGGAAGTTTAAATATTCCACAAGAAATGACAAAGCTAACAAACCTACGCttttctttcatttgtttcacGGCATCAGCTAAGTCATGACTTTGGAGCTCTTCTGAGTCTTGAAACTTCAAAAACTCATCTCCCCCATGCCCTGTCATATACAAAAGAATGTGGCTTCCCTCATCACTTAATAGACGCTTAGACCTTGGAACAGCAGTTTCATGACGCCCGGTCAGTACACGTAAGAAATTTTCGACTGTAACTTCATAACCTCGATAATCCACCTGAATAATTTAAGAATTTCCTTACATAATggcgcacacacacacacacaagtaTATGTGTTAAAAGAAAGTCATGGGACCAACAAGCTAACCTCAACATTGTCCCCATACAAGTTAAGCTTGTGATTCTCATTGTTGAAAACTTGAGCAGGATACTTGTTTCTAGCATTACAGGCCATATCATCAGCCAACATTAATATTATTCTCTCATCAGGTATTCCGAGTCGCTTAACGGTCCTGGAAGACAACCATGAAAATCATCCATTAAGGAGAGGACAAAAAAAAAGAGATGATCATCCAGACCAAAGGGGGACAAAATCTTGCTTACCTATACAAGGATAAGGTATTTGCCATATGTCGATAATTAAACCTGGACAAAGACATGTCAAATACTCATTAAATACAACGATTAAACCATCAATTATCCTAAGCAGAAGTTTCTCCAAACAAGTTCTTTAGCACATTTAACGCTGCCTAGAAGAGTTACAGTTCATTCATCTTGTATGAATCGTTGCCAATATCGCAAATTTGATCAAATATTATTCCGTAACCAGTAAAGCAGTTCAAATTTTTGCACGAAATTACAATTTAAATCCATAAAATTAAGTAAACCCCTAATTTTATCTGAAAAATGAAATCGCCCAAATAACGTAATTCAGAAAattcaagaaagaaaaaaacaacaaGAGATGAGATACAATATTAAGAAGCATATAATAGATAGCCAGAAGAAGAAACTAAAGTTGATTCGGTACCAGAAGCGAGACGTGCAGACTAAAACAGCCCAGTTGTTAGTGTGCATGGTGGTCTCAGTTTCAGATGAAGAAGACAAACCAGATGCCACGCAATTGGAGAAATGACTCAAACCCAGAAACAGAAACAACGCCAGCACCGCCATTGAATCAAAAAAGTTTCGCATCTTCAACGGCATAAGCATGGGATCACAAATGGTTAAGGCCGCATACAACACTGGTCACCGTCGAAATATAGTAAAATAAATTGATTTTGTCCAGCGTTTGAGCGTAGGAAACCCTACTCACGCCAATTCGAATCTATACCATTATCATTCATAATAAGTCGCTACAACTTCGATCATAATGGAGGGAACACCGAACAAGGAAGGAACAAGTAGGCAGTAATGGCTTCCAAACTCCCAGATTTAACTCAAGCTGTAttgttcttttcttctctttctaaCAAAATCTCATACAACCGTACACATATTAATGTTGGatatagtatttttattttttaacctCAAAATTTTAACACCATCTACAAATTTTATTAAAGAATATAACAatcttttataaaattaattatatattaatatataaaaaacaACATATAATATTTTGGTAAAATGTATGTAAAATtgttattgttgacgcggttcttcggcaacgggtaattaagagaagaagagaaagatattagcactcaaggtagaaccgtcacacatatgaaatcttatataatgaactaggtgactcaagacacgtttttaagtggttcaaacgttaaaatccttctactccactagtcaatattattcatcctctctgggtatttggtttacaaagtatatagtccgtcaaagactattttttccaacccctatcaactcccagggtctccatatttataggagaaggcacctggaagttggtagggaggtcatcccgtgaccttaccatttgtcatatccactctgtggcattcatgattaattcctaaacctgacacataagtgtggtctaatcagcatggaaggatataatgggccgcacggcccaatccatccgtgggtgtctgacacgcacgttcctactgcgtgtccgagaagtcaaggggatatcagacacgtgatgtcagatatatgcatgtttatcttGCGTGCGTTGATTTCATAAAGGCTCAGAGCTTCCTGGGCTCCTCGCGACACGAACAGCTCGTATTCCAAGCTGTTCTCCTGGCGTGGCCTTCAGATGCCCCTCTCGAGCTGAGAAGATCTGCCCTGGAAATAGGATCTTCGCCCTGTGGgcacctcggactaaacctgattagtccgaggctcgtcctgctaatcagcccgtgggaaaatcagggcgtacatctgccccccaagctcctgctcgtggtatatgacgttatgtataggagaccacagtaggggcttttagacttcccccacaacccttcgcattccattcttctcgcaggcgtctgatacgtggagcgtcgtgggtggcgacggtacactctacgagaaccgcattaaatggcctagcctactaaccagccgtcgtttcacatttcgagtggagggtcttccaagagccttttacacgtgatcctcccCTTGTATAAagagggggtggccaccctacgcacgggccaccctatcATTCAAAAATTTCTCATATTTCCTTCTCCATTCTCTGACTTTCCGAAGGACGAAACCCTCATCTCTGCTGTTTTTATCTTCTTCGTTCACGAAGCCTAAGCGTACGAGTTTCTTCAAAGCCTTTGAAGCcactgtaccaacgaagctcctaccagcgcagcaatctcgctcaccatccagccatacactgtaagttttctgacccagtttattttgaaagcatgccactgtagcttaggtaaaaaaaattactatagccacatgcaggggttttctgggttgtgtggatatggagggtgacggcccttcttagattagggcacgccTGTTGCAGGAAATCGTTTTAGAACATGGGTTTCAAGGTGTTTCTTCagggacaatttctgggtaggacctttaggaattttaggtgcaaaaccgggtagcttagggaatacgcctcaaaagcggttttgcacgttttgcctattgaaactttccccccaaggcaaatttttattCTGAgacccctgacacacgaattccgagtaatctgggatctgttgagggcctaggcgcgtgttcattaAACTGCGTGGTTCCagtctccacgggctgggcttaccccagctcgtgtaattAACACTTGTTTCATCCTTCtacttgggtcgccttttctaaagtgttttcttttgttcgataggcgaccagatggccccgaagaagaacctgccccagaagaacgtgggaagctcggcctcccaacaagataaaggaaaggcggtgatgcccagctcgccgattccccactttggcccggccgtggagaaacaggccgaggtggcccctgacgcgtttttcgaggcggagagaatcgtctcgaagataaccgagcaGGCCAAGATcaccaatgtaacgccctggatagccaagaccgctacactgtgtgtttataaagtgctagacttgctaaccaagtcattaaagtaaaaacgtgttactgaaacagtagaggagctagggttaaaggtgttttggtctcaaaagttacattttcattactaaacattgtttcgttacatgggatcccaaaaatgacagtttaaaggtcatttacaaaatttacaaggtttaaatacattaacagccatactaaggcaaaatgagcagttaggtaatctctgtcctgacacactcctcgatcatggtgatcgaacggctggctatgtacatttcacctcggagctctccacctcaggcctggtccaacttgctcttgcctttacctgcaccacgtagcacccgtgagccaaggcccagcaagaaaatacaacaataatagagcatgcacatctagctgtcaagtcaattacacatatagcatctcataaactcaagcatatcgatagtcaagtatttcatatactaagcatctcagctcataatacacaatgcacagacgataaccagggctagcgctcacaggctgctccctctgttatcctattatttctggctcccagtggccaattcgcgccccgtgcgctatattcatgaacggtactcttagaccgcttatacgtgtcccttggcataataccaacgatgacacagtacacctctcgggagcacttagtcccattcacaaccatacattcgggtggagtgttcttacctttagtctgaacggttatcgaattacgagcaaagcccctcaagcacgattcgttcccgagcccaagcttttatcaccttaatccctgttctaaAGCTTGATAAATctctgagctagaccttcaattcctcacccCAAATCACAGGAAtcccagcttgtttcccctttgaTTCACTGTATTTTCCTTTTGGTGTTTTCCTTGAACgtgagcaagagagagagagaaagagcctaAGTGC contains the following coding sequences:
- the LOC133790707 gene encoding uncharacterized protein LOC133790707, coding for MIPFKEEKDAKKEAFRKYLESSGVVDALTKVLVSLYEQHEKPSSALEFIQQKLGGPSASDYEKLQAEMSDLQNKYNQLLATHQETCKELEEVKSSCDVEPSSTKETSDGEAQKERL
- the LOC133790706 gene encoding uncharacterized protein LOC133790706: MLMPLKMRNFFDSMAVLALFLFLGLSHFSNCVASGLSSSSETETTMHTNNWAVLVCTSRFWFNYRHMANTLSLYRTVKRLGIPDERIILMLADDMACNARNKYPAQVFNNENHKLNLYGDNVEVDYRGYEVTVENFLRVLTGRHETAVPRSKRLLSDEGSHILLYMTGHGGDEFLKFQDSEELQSHDLADAVKQMKEKRRFKELMIMVDTCQAATLFSQLQSPGVLTIGSSMKGENSYSHHLDSDVGVSVVDRFTFYTLAFFERLNMYDNASLSSLFKSYNPSLLMSTAYYRTDLYQRQLEEVPVTNFFGSVMGTIHTDSAYKALSKKPSSRAYIKISPDKSTINNERKLTASDSDQLHDTKSGEQPCPFTRFMSSFNDKIDKIEDIDSYVNYGMFIMLPLLLLSTWLS